From one Bacillus sp. FJAT-42376 genomic stretch:
- a CDS encoding flagellar protein FlgN — protein sequence MQAGTLILTLERLLELHLDLYQTALKKTDQLKHNQMDELKQVLQQEQVLVQVIKQTEAERMTLASQFLGRHTDLTLAACAEKAEGAEKERLSELKEEFKEVMDKLKAANQLNQQMTQSALQFVTMSLDMLMPREQVPNYQRPDTMKKNEPNRRSLFDSKA from the coding sequence ATGCAGGCTGGCACGCTCATACTTACACTCGAAAGGCTCCTTGAGCTGCATCTGGATTTGTACCAGACCGCTTTAAAAAAGACAGATCAGCTGAAGCACAATCAGATGGATGAGCTGAAGCAGGTATTGCAGCAGGAACAGGTTCTCGTGCAGGTCATTAAACAGACAGAAGCAGAGCGCATGACTCTGGCTTCCCAGTTTCTTGGACGGCATACGGATTTGACGCTCGCCGCATGCGCGGAAAAAGCGGAAGGCGCTGAAAAAGAACGCCTTTCTGAACTGAAAGAAGAATTTAAAGAGGTCATGGACAAGCTGAAGGCGGCCAACCAGCTGAATCAGCAAATGACGCAGTCAGCCCTGCAGTTTGTCACCATGTCTCTGGACATGCTGATGCCGAGAGAACAGGTCCCCAACTATCAGCGGCCGGACACGATGAAAAAAAACGAACCGAATCGAAGATCCCTCTTTGATTCGAAAGCTTAA
- a CDS encoding DUF6470 family protein, translating into MQIPQIRIQSTQGRIGLTTISAKMEQQQPKADLSIQQPKADLSIETTIGQLSIDTTEARADVDLKSISRRIQEFAQQGYQDWLDGMARVSAQGDELMRIEYGGNPIPDQAKQNSESPVYDFNIGFIPRAGSVKVNYEPAKVKIDVQPRKPIIEVQQNKPILDYTPGKVQVDMLQHPNLTIDFVTIDIKV; encoded by the coding sequence ATGCAGATTCCGCAAATTCGAATACAAAGCACACAAGGCAGAATCGGTTTAACGACGATTTCAGCTAAAATGGAACAGCAGCAGCCCAAAGCTGATCTTTCCATTCAGCAGCCAAAAGCCGATCTATCCATTGAAACAACGATAGGTCAGCTGTCCATTGATACGACGGAAGCACGAGCAGATGTGGACCTCAAAAGCATCTCAAGGAGAATTCAGGAATTTGCCCAGCAAGGCTATCAGGACTGGCTCGATGGAATGGCTAGAGTCTCAGCGCAAGGGGACGAGCTTATGCGAATTGAATATGGAGGCAATCCGATTCCTGATCAGGCCAAACAAAACAGCGAATCTCCCGTGTATGATTTTAATATTGGATTCATTCCCCGTGCTGGAAGTGTAAAAGTAAATTATGAACCGGCGAAAGTGAAAATAGACGTCCAGCCTCGCAAACCAATTATTGAAGTTCAGCAAAATAAACCAATTCTGGACTACACACCTGGGAAAGTCCAAGTAGATATGCTTCAACATCCGAATCTTACAATTGATTTCGTAACCATCGACATCAAGGTATAA
- the flgL gene encoding flagellar hook-associated protein FlgL, with the protein MRVTQGMLANNSLRQISSSYGRMGSLQDQLSTGKKINRPSDDPVVAMKGMQYRTNLTEVEQYKRNLSEAYQWMENSEGGIEHTTQVVQRARELLLQAKNGSNSPEDVKAIGVEIEQLKKDLQGVANTQVAGRYIFNGTKTDSAPVDAAGTFNPAAADYKISVSKGVELEVNVNALEAFGGKIGGTGANLFQTLQGIVDDINTNETMTKGDQLLSNLDEHFDKLNAERAKLGARYNRLELIDDRIGQQEVTANRILSDNEDADIERVITDLKMQESIHRAALSVSSRIIQPTLMDFLR; encoded by the coding sequence ATGCGCGTAACACAAGGAATGCTCGCAAATAATTCATTAAGACAAATCAGCAGCAGCTATGGCCGTATGGGCAGCCTGCAGGACCAGCTTTCAACAGGCAAGAAAATTAACCGTCCTTCCGACGACCCGGTTGTCGCAATGAAAGGGATGCAATACCGTACGAATTTAACGGAAGTAGAGCAATATAAACGGAATCTCTCAGAAGCCTACCAATGGATGGAGAACTCAGAAGGCGGCATTGAGCATACTACTCAGGTTGTGCAGCGTGCACGCGAACTTCTGCTGCAGGCGAAAAACGGCTCAAACAGCCCTGAGGATGTAAAGGCTATTGGAGTAGAGATTGAACAGCTGAAAAAGGATCTCCAGGGGGTGGCGAATACCCAGGTTGCAGGCCGATATATTTTTAACGGGACGAAAACGGATAGCGCGCCGGTAGATGCAGCGGGTACTTTTAATCCAGCGGCCGCTGATTATAAAATATCTGTATCAAAAGGTGTGGAATTAGAAGTAAACGTGAATGCCCTTGAAGCATTCGGAGGGAAAATCGGCGGAACAGGCGCTAATCTATTCCAAACGCTGCAGGGAATTGTTGATGACATCAACACCAACGAAACAATGACGAAGGGGGATCAGCTCCTTTCTAATTTAGATGAACACTTTGATAAACTGAATGCTGAGCGGGCGAAGCTTGGTGCGCGCTACAACCGTCTTGAGCTGATTGACGACCGCATCGGCCAGCAGGAAGTAACGGCCAACCGGATTCTTTCTGACAACGAAGACGCTGACATCGAACGCGTCATCACCGACCTTAAAATGCAGGAAAGCATCCACCGCGCAGCACTAAGCGTAAGCTCCAGAATCATTCAGCCTACGCTCATGGATTTCCTAAGATAA
- a CDS encoding ADP-ribosyltransferase, which yields MGKVYDSSRLFTAIDARISQYHTLNGKLNSLEKKFQALVDNAEFQGKGADNIKAFYQAQIDLVGDWKKLIEHLLAFYQAVPGYAGDANLSDDSRLVIPFLEEQLETGSKNSQSLVDSQHSELKAILGSIEDIISLTPFSKESFETNRQKADKKRTETVEALNDLDEGTLIGRYMDSMDAQSAVQQAYIAIMEATSKGGTVQPINFNAKAYQANAIQDVRKSVSEKVKTFKDQETKAKQIREEIAAEKARIEAEKARIEAEKNKPWYEKAVDGVKTFAGEFSGYYDSVRATTGVDPVTGRKLSDAERVAAGAMAAAGFIPVVGWAGRAIKGGSALYKTAKGLSTATHLLDSYKGVKAMDILNKTEKGIYGLYTANSAWEFGTGEDMFGNQLTEEQRQQAMWNGLTMGLIGGGSHFIDKGGLQKLGSKFPYSTELVKSKLIKADETLKQIGSRVGSKVGEAFRSAAGTANRYISTANETMRNTVKRVANIPVPVNVKVWNADTNGVKLPLVDVEKRPLGEILTKFSSNSGRGTDSLPRETIQTLDEAHKWGEKHYSSWLDNLSDREVEALKQYTGNDYSKINRYLRGTSDSLHGVDPSVIQDLTSSLYKAQVPHEIKVFRGTDMGPLDEMITLNDEGRIIAEELVGKTFIDYGFTSTSITKSASFQNLPVSWEINVPKGAHGAYLGQISHFPDEAELLLQARQEMVIRKAFLDNDDRLYIKLDFA from the coding sequence ATGGGGAAGGTTTATGATTCAAGCAGATTGTTCACGGCCATCGATGCAAGAATCAGTCAGTATCACACGTTAAATGGCAAGCTGAATTCTCTTGAGAAAAAATTTCAGGCATTGGTAGATAACGCTGAGTTTCAGGGAAAAGGCGCGGATAACATCAAAGCCTTCTATCAGGCCCAAATTGATTTGGTAGGGGACTGGAAGAAGCTGATTGAGCATTTGCTTGCTTTTTATCAGGCTGTACCAGGGTATGCAGGCGATGCCAACTTATCGGATGACTCAAGGTTAGTCATTCCTTTTTTAGAAGAGCAGCTGGAAACTGGATCAAAAAATAGTCAGTCACTGGTTGATTCACAGCATAGTGAGTTGAAAGCGATTCTTGGCAGTATAGAAGATATTATTTCACTCACTCCATTTTCTAAGGAATCATTTGAAACGAATAGGCAAAAAGCGGATAAGAAAAGGACGGAAACGGTGGAAGCTTTGAATGATCTGGATGAAGGTACACTGATTGGCCGCTATATGGATAGTATGGATGCACAATCAGCCGTTCAGCAGGCATATATCGCGATCATGGAAGCAACATCTAAAGGCGGAACCGTACAGCCTATTAATTTTAATGCAAAAGCCTATCAGGCAAATGCGATACAAGATGTTCGAAAATCCGTATCAGAAAAAGTAAAGACGTTTAAAGACCAGGAGACTAAAGCTAAGCAAATACGGGAAGAAATTGCTGCAGAGAAGGCTCGGATTGAAGCAGAAAAAGCAAGAATTGAAGCTGAAAAAAATAAACCGTGGTATGAGAAGGCGGTAGATGGCGTCAAAACGTTTGCGGGGGAATTCAGCGGATACTATGATTCTGTCCGTGCCACTACGGGTGTCGATCCTGTTACCGGCCGAAAGCTTTCCGATGCTGAACGAGTGGCGGCCGGTGCAATGGCAGCCGCTGGCTTTATACCGGTTGTAGGCTGGGCAGGCCGTGCAATTAAAGGAGGAAGTGCTCTTTATAAAACTGCTAAAGGATTGAGCACTGCCACTCACCTGCTTGATTCCTATAAAGGTGTTAAAGCCATGGATATCCTCAATAAGACAGAAAAAGGGATATACGGACTTTATACCGCAAACAGTGCCTGGGAGTTTGGCACCGGTGAGGATATGTTTGGCAACCAGCTTACTGAAGAGCAGAGACAACAGGCTATGTGGAATGGATTGACCATGGGACTAATTGGTGGCGGTTCCCATTTTATTGATAAAGGCGGCCTGCAGAAGCTTGGAAGCAAATTTCCTTATAGTACGGAATTGGTAAAGAGCAAACTGATTAAAGCTGATGAAACTTTAAAGCAAATTGGCAGCCGGGTAGGGTCAAAGGTTGGTGAAGCTTTCCGTTCAGCAGCTGGAACAGCCAATAGGTATATATCAACAGCCAATGAAACAATGAGAAACACAGTAAAAAGGGTTGCTAACATCCCTGTACCCGTTAATGTTAAAGTCTGGAATGCAGATACTAACGGTGTGAAACTCCCTTTAGTTGATGTGGAAAAGAGACCGCTTGGTGAGATTCTGACTAAGTTCTCTTCTAATAGTGGAAGAGGGACAGATTCATTACCAAGAGAAACGATTCAAACTTTAGATGAAGCACATAAATGGGGAGAAAAACACTATTCGAGTTGGCTTGATAACTTGTCTGATAGAGAAGTTGAAGCATTAAAACAATATACAGGAAATGATTACAGCAAAATTAATCGATATCTTAGAGGAACTAGTGACAGTCTGCATGGGGTGGATCCAAGTGTTATCCAAGATCTCACGTCGAGCTTATATAAAGCACAAGTGCCTCATGAAATAAAAGTTTTCCGTGGTACAGATATGGGACCGCTGGATGAAATGATCACTCTTAACGATGAGGGGAGAATTATAGCTGAGGAATTAGTTGGAAAAACCTTTATTGATTACGGGTTTACCAGTACATCAATCACAAAAAGTGCATCATTTCAAAATTTGCCTGTTTCATGGGAGATTAATGTTCCTAAAGGTGCACATGGGGCTTATTTGGGGCAAATTAGTCACTTTCCAGACGAGGCAGAGTTATTGCTGCAGGCACGCCAAGAAATGGTCATTAGAAAAGCATTCTTAGATAATGATGATAGACTGTATATAAAATTAGACTTTGCTTAA
- a CDS encoding ADP-ribosylglycohydrolase family protein — MRRGSLEDKWKDDSITFLKIGLKKRLMPALYGGIVGDLLGVPVEFKKRGSFHIQEVTGYGTYNQPPGTWSDDTSLTLCLIENLLEDGDAGNLLDKFTRYRTEGYMTPYGEMFDIGRTTIESINRYENGLPPSECGGSSEFDNGNGALMRIAPLVFTLYKNFNFTEKAEAIKKYSEVTHSHPRSIVGSIIYIEFLIRIYYNNNPETALQQIKKLFADNFQADHPYTIELQHYSRLFSPDFFHLPENEIRSDGYVVHTLEAAIWCLGNTSSFKEAVLKAVNLGDDTDTVASITGTMAGILHKVDGHLSRHMDAIPAEWLDAIVKKEEIDELLNRFFDFCAEKGIKEEYGE; from the coding sequence TTGAGAAGAGGAAGCTTAGAAGATAAATGGAAAGACGATAGCATAACATTTTTAAAAATTGGTCTAAAGAAAAGGCTGATGCCCGCTCTTTATGGAGGAATTGTGGGTGATTTATTAGGGGTACCTGTTGAGTTTAAAAAAAGAGGGAGCTTTCATATCCAAGAAGTTACCGGTTACGGAACGTATAATCAGCCTCCTGGAACATGGTCTGATGATACGTCATTGACTTTATGTCTCATTGAAAATTTACTGGAAGACGGAGATGCAGGGAATCTGCTTGATAAGTTCACCCGATACAGAACAGAAGGATATATGACCCCTTATGGTGAGATGTTTGATATTGGCAGGACGACGATTGAATCCATTAATCGGTATGAAAATGGATTACCTCCAAGTGAATGTGGGGGCAGCTCTGAATTTGATAATGGAAACGGCGCATTAATGAGAATTGCACCTCTAGTTTTTACCCTCTATAAAAATTTCAACTTTACTGAGAAAGCAGAAGCGATAAAAAAATATAGTGAGGTAACTCATTCCCATCCGCGATCGATTGTTGGATCGATTATTTATATCGAATTTTTAATAAGGATTTACTATAACAACAATCCGGAAACAGCATTGCAGCAAATTAAAAAGCTATTTGCTGACAATTTTCAAGCGGATCATCCCTACACAATCGAACTGCAGCACTACTCCCGGCTTTTTAGCCCGGATTTCTTTCATCTGCCGGAAAATGAAATCCGTTCCGATGGCTATGTGGTTCATACGCTGGAAGCAGCGATATGGTGCCTTGGCAATACTTCAAGCTTTAAAGAGGCAGTATTGAAGGCTGTTAATTTAGGCGATGACACCGATACGGTCGCTTCCATCACAGGAACGATGGCCGGTATTTTGCACAAAGTGGATGGCCATTTATCCCGGCATATGGATGCCATTCCTGCAGAGTGGCTGGATGCGATTGTGAAGAAGGAGGAAATTGATGAACTGCTAAACAGGTTTTTTGATTTTTGTGCGGAGAAAGGGATAAAAGAAGAGTACGGGGAATGA
- a CDS encoding DUF5344 family protein — protein sequence MTTIKLDHTTVMSQLKEMENALKEVVIEPFDAASLGDMKLAFTDIMLQREESIHRMAKEYIEAVSKNIEDTKANVTSLKEQDEAITHS from the coding sequence ATGACGACAATTAAACTTGATCATACAACAGTAATGAGTCAGCTAAAAGAAATGGAAAACGCGTTGAAGGAGGTTGTTATTGAACCTTTTGATGCTGCTTCTTTGGGCGATATGAAGCTTGCATTTACTGACATCATGCTTCAGCGGGAGGAGTCCATTCACAGGATGGCCAAAGAGTACATAGAGGCAGTTTCAAAGAATATTGAGGATACAAAAGCGAATGTTACATCTTTAAAAGAACAGGATGAGGCGATTACTCATTCTTAA
- the fliW gene encoding flagellar assembly protein FliW encodes MLNTKYHGEVEVDDSQILKFEAGIPGFASEKEFVILPLEEGSPFLILQSATTAELAFVVTNPFLFFKDYEFDLDENTVEALKIEDVNQVQIMVILTVQDPFEQSTANLQGPIIVNEQTKQAKQVILNHPSYKTKHSIVQ; translated from the coding sequence ATGCTAAACACAAAATATCATGGGGAAGTAGAAGTCGATGACTCTCAAATTCTAAAATTTGAAGCTGGAATCCCTGGATTTGCATCGGAAAAAGAGTTTGTCATTCTTCCATTAGAAGAAGGCTCTCCCTTCTTAATTCTTCAATCTGCCACAACAGCTGAACTTGCATTCGTCGTAACAAACCCTTTTCTATTTTTCAAAGACTATGAGTTTGATCTCGACGAAAATACAGTGGAAGCATTAAAAATTGAAGACGTCAATCAAGTTCAAATTATGGTCATCCTGACAGTCCAGGATCCATTCGAACAATCGACGGCCAACCTGCAAGGGCCCATCATCGTGAACGAACAGACAAAACAAGCGAAACAAGTCATCCTGAACCACCCATCCTACAAAACCAAGCACAGCATCGTGCAATAG
- the csrA gene encoding carbon storage regulator CsrA: MLVLTRKLNEAIQIGEDIEITVVSIQDGQVKLGINAPKNIDIHRKEIYLSIQEENSSAASVSIDLLKNLKKS, encoded by the coding sequence ATGCTCGTACTAACCAGAAAACTAAACGAAGCCATCCAAATAGGCGAAGACATCGAAATCACCGTCGTCAGCATCCAGGACGGACAAGTCAAACTAGGAATCAATGCCCCAAAAAACATTGACATCCACCGCAAAGAAATCTACTTATCGATTCAGGAAGAAAACAGCAGCGCAGCTTCCGTATCGATCGATTTACTGAAGAACTTAAAGAAATCCTAA
- the flgK gene encoding flagellar hook-associated protein FlgK, with the protein MGSTFAGLEISKRGMTAQQSALYTTGQNISNANTPGYTRQRVTFKATEAYPYPGLDMPKIPGQMGTGVEGDTVERIRDKFLDTQYRGENMKTGFYEARSEALLKMEEIMNEPSEAGLSKTMDRFWQSMQDLAANPTNSGARSVVQQRGIAVADTFQYLSTSLKGVQKDLKTQMDTTALQVESIATQLNNINKQISEVEPHGYLPNDLYDERDRLIDTLSNLVPVKVSYPVKPGGNALKIAEGVVTVELVGKDGITGVGKLVDGANQTAASFSVSYDANGMVTSFQLDEVPDPPTNTDMKTIAIGNVQNTGKIQGLIQSHGYADNGTSKGAYVEMIKDLDDLANAFVKEFNAIHKAGYNLNQFKTPPANGTGYDFFDFKSGKTGAEGIKVADIIMTSTDYIAAAQGPNPTAGDGSNALKLAEVKNGKLTDLPNSATFQTFYEGMIGGMAVDAQEAERMLNNTNTLKDSVESRRQSVSAVSLDEEMTNMIQFQHAYNASARMITMQDQLLDTIINKMGL; encoded by the coding sequence ATGGGTTCAACCTTTGCAGGACTGGAAATATCGAAACGCGGAATGACCGCGCAGCAGTCGGCGCTTTATACGACAGGACAGAATATTTCAAATGCGAATACGCCTGGGTACACACGCCAGCGGGTTACGTTTAAAGCTACTGAAGCTTATCCATATCCGGGTCTTGATATGCCGAAAATTCCGGGGCAGATGGGAACCGGTGTGGAGGGAGACACCGTTGAACGGATTCGCGACAAGTTTCTGGATACACAGTATCGCGGGGAAAATATGAAAACCGGTTTTTACGAAGCGCGCTCCGAAGCGCTTTTAAAGATGGAAGAAATTATGAATGAACCATCTGAGGCCGGACTTTCCAAAACAATGGACCGTTTCTGGCAATCGATGCAGGATTTAGCTGCAAACCCAACGAACTCAGGTGCACGGTCTGTTGTTCAGCAGCGTGGAATTGCCGTAGCCGATACGTTTCAGTATTTATCAACATCATTGAAAGGTGTACAAAAAGATTTAAAGACCCAAATGGATACAACAGCCCTGCAGGTAGAATCGATCGCCACACAATTGAACAATATTAATAAGCAAATCTCTGAAGTTGAACCTCACGGATATTTGCCTAATGATTTATATGATGAACGTGACAGATTGATTGATACTCTGTCAAACCTTGTCCCTGTAAAGGTTTCGTATCCAGTGAAACCGGGCGGCAATGCGCTTAAAATAGCAGAGGGTGTCGTAACGGTTGAGCTTGTTGGTAAGGACGGGATTACCGGTGTTGGAAAGCTTGTTGATGGAGCCAATCAGACGGCTGCAAGCTTTAGCGTTAGCTATGATGCAAACGGCATGGTCACCTCCTTCCAACTTGACGAAGTGCCGGATCCGCCAACAAACACAGATATGAAAACAATCGCAATCGGTAATGTGCAGAATACCGGGAAAATCCAGGGACTTATTCAGTCACATGGCTATGCCGATAACGGCACCTCCAAAGGCGCCTATGTGGAAATGATTAAGGATCTGGATGATCTGGCTAATGCATTCGTTAAGGAATTTAATGCCATTCATAAAGCAGGATATAATTTAAACCAGTTTAAAACCCCTCCTGCCAATGGAACAGGCTATGACTTTTTTGATTTCAAATCAGGAAAAACAGGTGCCGAAGGAATTAAAGTAGCGGATATCATCATGACATCTACGGATTATATTGCAGCTGCTCAAGGTCCTAACCCTACAGCGGGAGACGGCTCTAATGCGCTGAAGCTTGCGGAAGTGAAAAACGGAAAACTCACAGATCTTCCTAATAGTGCCACTTTCCAAACCTTTTACGAAGGCATGATCGGCGGTATGGCGGTAGATGCGCAGGAAGCCGAGAGAATGCTGAACAATACAAACACGCTGAAGGACTCAGTAGAATCCCGACGCCAATCAGTCAGCGCCGTTTCACTCGATGAAGAAATGACAAACATGATTCAATTCCAGCACGCTTACAACGCATCTGCCCGCATGATTACGATGCAGGATCAGCTGCTGGACACGATTATCAATAAAATGGGACTGTAG
- a CDS encoding methyl-accepting chemotaxis protein: MNKLSSKIAVLLTIGMFIVLAGNILMIYFSTQKSVESSIRNFSMNLSDNISSKMDRERYSKFIHSPKENNDYWKLREELNDFREKSGALYVYTLMAKSNKLYVMIDGQPRDEKKASPLIELSSTTSYKDIRSVLSGNHSSSPIVKDPKYGNYLSAFSPIIHEGKVVGILGVDIDAKNVHLITKNVLKEQLPIFITGNALLIAFMIFLLIILIRNRLKPLAIIQQASEQIAEGNLKDGQKILDLIKIKGQDEIEQVSKSYKEMIDKNIEMIKEVQGSAQSLLASSKEIEDKMTEMTLSNTQVMEGIREVASGSDIQLARTEDSAQAMEDLAEGIQMIAETSNTVSDQSSALAIEAENGAIEMQNIVRQTEFIKSSVRQSSDIMKGLGIQANEISGIVSVITDIAEQTNLLALNAAIESARAGEQGKGFAVVSQEVRKLAESSKASAEQIRQKLTSFKLTIEEAVKEMEEGTNLVQNNTQTVLEAEETFNKLLESVETVAKNIQAVSGTTQEMSANTEEISGAFEENSILSKETALITAKVAESTDKQEEIADHVYRLTVSLSSLSKKLEESIVKFVI; this comes from the coding sequence ATGAATAAGCTCAGCAGCAAAATTGCCGTCTTGCTTACAATCGGGATGTTTATTGTATTAGCAGGAAATATACTCATGATTTACTTCAGCACACAAAAATCGGTAGAATCATCGATTCGAAATTTCAGCATGAATCTGTCAGACAATATTTCTTCAAAAATGGATCGTGAGAGGTACTCGAAGTTTATACATAGCCCAAAAGAAAACAACGACTATTGGAAGCTAAGGGAAGAACTGAATGACTTCCGGGAAAAATCAGGCGCGTTATATGTATATACCTTAATGGCTAAATCTAATAAGCTCTATGTTATGATTGACGGTCAGCCCCGGGATGAGAAAAAGGCATCCCCCCTTATAGAGTTGTCTTCCACAACAAGCTACAAAGACATCCGCTCTGTATTAAGTGGAAATCATTCCAGCTCTCCTATCGTCAAAGATCCCAAATATGGAAATTACTTATCTGCTTTCTCGCCGATTATACATGAAGGGAAAGTCGTTGGAATTTTAGGGGTGGATATTGATGCAAAGAATGTCCATTTGATCACGAAGAACGTTTTAAAAGAACAGCTTCCTATCTTCATCACTGGAAATGCACTATTAATTGCCTTTATGATTTTTTTACTCATCATATTGATTAGGAACCGTTTAAAACCATTGGCCATTATTCAACAGGCTTCCGAACAAATCGCTGAAGGAAACCTAAAAGACGGACAGAAGATATTGGATTTGATAAAGATAAAGGGGCAGGACGAAATCGAGCAAGTCTCAAAATCTTATAAAGAAATGATTGATAAAAATATAGAAATGATCAAAGAAGTACAAGGATCTGCACAGTCACTGCTAGCTTCATCAAAAGAAATCGAAGACAAAATGACAGAAATGACCCTGTCTAATACACAAGTTATGGAGGGCATTCGTGAGGTCGCAAGCGGTTCTGACATCCAGCTTGCGCGTACTGAAGATTCTGCACAGGCAATGGAGGATTTAGCTGAAGGAATTCAGATGATTGCGGAAACTTCAAATACAGTGAGTGATCAATCGTCCGCCTTAGCCATTGAAGCAGAAAACGGAGCAATTGAGATGCAGAATATTGTCAGACAAACTGAATTCATCAAATCCTCGGTCAGACAGTCATCCGACATTATGAAAGGGCTTGGCATACAAGCAAACGAAATCAGCGGAATTGTATCTGTCATTACTGATATAGCAGAACAGACCAACCTCCTTGCTTTAAACGCTGCCATTGAATCAGCCAGGGCAGGAGAGCAGGGGAAAGGGTTTGCAGTCGTTTCTCAAGAAGTCCGTAAACTAGCAGAGAGCTCAAAAGCATCGGCTGAACAAATTCGTCAAAAACTTACCAGCTTTAAATTGACCATTGAAGAAGCTGTAAAAGAAATGGAAGAAGGGACAAACCTGGTACAGAATAATACTCAGACTGTGTTAGAAGCAGAGGAAACGTTTAATAAACTGCTGGAATCTGTTGAAACAGTTGCCAAGAACATTCAAGCTGTCTCCGGGACCACTCAGGAAATGTCCGCCAATACAGAGGAAATCAGCGGGGCATTTGAGGAAAATTCAATTCTCTCAAAAGAAACAGCCCTAATCACAGCGAAGGTTGCAGAATCCACAGATAAGCAGGAAGAAATCGCGGATCATGTATACCGTTTGACTGTATCTTTAAGTTCTTTATCCAAAAAGTTAGAAGAGTCGATTGTTAAATTTGTTATTTGA
- the hag gene encoding flagellin Hag yields the protein MRINHNIAALNTYRQLNSANGAQGKSMEKLSSGLRINRAGDDAAGLAISEKMRGQIRGLDQASRNSQDGISLIQTAEGALNETHDILQRMRELAVQSSNDTNTSADRGELQKEVNELAKEITRISNTTEFNTMKLLDGSRDSASSVTGAADLTFQIGANQSQTMTLAIGKMDAASLLVATGAAATNGGDATVTAGIDISTNAAAASSAITTINNAIETVSAERSKLGANQNRLEHTINNLGTSSENLTAAESRIRDVDMAKEMMNQTKNSILSQAAQAMLAQSNQMPQGVLQLLR from the coding sequence ATGAGAATTAATCACAATATCGCTGCTCTTAACACTTACCGTCAGTTGAACAGTGCTAATGGTGCACAAGGAAAATCAATGGAGAAATTATCTTCAGGTCTTCGTATTAATCGTGCAGGAGACGATGCTGCTGGTCTAGCAATCTCTGAAAAAATGCGTGGACAAATTCGTGGGTTGGACCAAGCATCTCGAAATTCTCAAGATGGTATCTCTCTAATTCAAACTGCTGAAGGTGCACTCAATGAAACTCATGATATTCTTCAACGTATGCGTGAATTGGCAGTTCAATCTTCCAACGATACTAATACAAGTGCTGACCGTGGGGAACTTCAAAAGGAAGTAAATGAATTAGCAAAAGAAATTACTCGTATTTCTAACACAACTGAATTTAACACAATGAAATTACTTGATGGATCACGCGATTCAGCTAGTTCAGTTACAGGTGCAGCCGATTTGACATTCCAAATTGGTGCTAATCAAAGTCAAACAATGACACTTGCAATTGGCAAAATGGATGCCGCTTCGCTTTTAGTTGCAACTGGTGCAGCAGCAACGAATGGTGGAGATGCAACAGTTACTGCTGGTATTGATATTTCAACAAATGCAGCTGCAGCTTCGTCAGCAATTACCACTATTAATAATGCTATTGAAACTGTATCTGCTGAGCGTTCCAAACTTGGCGCAAACCAAAACCGTTTAGAGCACACAATAAATAACCTTGGAACATCTTCTGAAAACTTAACAGCTGCTGAGTCTCGTATCCGTGACGTAGATATGGCGAAAGAAATGATGAACCAAACAAAGAACTCTATTCTTTCTCAAGCAGCACAAGCAATGCTGGCTCAATCCAATCAAATGCCTCAAGGTGTATTACAACTTTTGAGATAA
- the flgM gene encoding flagellar biosynthesis anti-sigma factor FlgM, translating to MKINNYGANGINPYKRNAEQVIKSEAVQKKQDKIEISSAAKELQSTNKLTEARQEKLDQLKAKIENGTYEIKPAEIARKFADFYKQ from the coding sequence ATGAAAATCAACAATTACGGTGCGAACGGAATCAATCCATATAAACGAAATGCAGAACAGGTGATCAAGTCTGAAGCGGTCCAGAAGAAGCAGGATAAAATTGAAATTTCCAGCGCGGCAAAAGAGCTTCAATCCACGAACAAACTAACAGAAGCACGCCAGGAAAAATTGGATCAGCTGAAAGCGAAGATTGAAAACGGAACGTATGAAATCAAGCCGGCAGAAATCGCCCGCAAATTCGCAGATTTTTATAAGCAGTAA